A region of the Polaribacter sp. L3A8 genome:
TAACTTGTTTTGCTCTTTCAAATTCAGCTTCCATTTCCGTATTTGTTATTTGAGAATAACGCGCCATATCAGAATGTTTTAGTACTTCTATAAATTGATGAATTGTGGTTGTTTCAATCTTTTTGCTTTCTAAAATTTCAGTAATTTTTTCTTTACTGATATCTGCTGTTTCAATACCTAGTTTTGCTTTTAAATAATTGTGTAATGCACGCTCTAAAGCTTCATAAAAAGCTTCTTTTTTACCTAATTGTTTCTGTGCTTCAGATAAATATTTCTTAGCCAGTCTTTCTGCTTTTCTAAGTTTGTTTCCAATAAGATCATTACTTCTTTCTTCATTCTTTTTAGCAATAAAAATACCAATCGGAATTGTAATTAGAGGTAATAATAATAAAATATAAAACAAGTTAGATTTAAAGAAATCATCTGTATCTACAAGTTCTAAATTACTCTTTGTTTGTATATATCTAAAGTTTTTACCTGTAGAAGTTACCGTCTTTTTTTGAATAGCATTAGTGTCTGCCACTGGTTTTAATTCTTTTCCTTCTAGTACATTTACATAGAAATCGTCGGTAGTAATAGTGTGATATTTTTCTTCCTGTGGATTAAAATAAGAGAAAGAAACATTCGGAATTTTATATTTTCCTTTATACTGTGGCACAATGGTGTATAAATCGGAAACTGAACCCGATATTCCGCCAGCATTTACGCTAACTTTTTCTTTTCTTTCTGGTTGATATTTTTCTAACTCAACCGGAGTTGTAACTTCTGGTAATTCAAATAATTTTAAATTCCCTTCCCCAGAAACTGCTACTTTAATTTGAGAGCTTTCATTCGCTTTTAAAACATCTTTGTTTAAAGAAACATCAAAGTTAAAATTACCAACAGCACCGTTAAAGTTTGTAGGTTTTCCATTTAAAGGTAGACTTCTAGGAGTAATTGTTTTTTTTATGGATGCAAATTCTTTTCTAACATTTCTTGTAATTACGTTTCCAAAAAAATCTGCTCTCCCTGTAGGAACTCCAATTACAATATCCATTTTCATTGGATCTATAGTTAATCTTCCTGTTTTTGTAGGTACCAATAAAGCTTTTTGAAGTACAATATATCTATAATCTTCACCATTATACTTACCTATTTTTACAGGGTAAGCATTTATTTTAATTGCTTGATTCCAAAAACCGTTATATTGTGGTGCTTCTGTAACATTGGTATCGTAAACACTAACATTTTCGCTTACATAAAGTCTATATTCTACATAAATTCCTTCGCCTACATAAGGGCTAGATTTAGAAATTTCTGCAACTAAATGTATATTTTGTTGAGCAATATAATTTGGGTCATTTGGGTTTTTAGGAACCGCGACTGCATCTGAAACAATAATTTTTATAGGTTCAGATTTTATTGTTTTTCCACCAATTTTAATACTTGCCGTTCCAATAGTTAATTCACCCTTTGTTTTTGGTTGAATAATGTACGAGTAAGACTGTGTAAAACTAGCTTTTCCGTTTATCCAAGATTGACTTACCGATTGGCTTGGTCCGCCAACAACTTTGAAATTAGAAAATTTTGGAGGAGAAAAATCATCTCCACCTTGTTTGTTTATTGAAAACTCTATTCGTAATCGTTGGTTTACGCCCAACTTGTTTTTACTCACTTTAGCCAATAAGGTTGCGTCTTGTGCAACTACTGCAAGCGAAAGCAAACTTATAAATAATGTTATGTAAAATTTCAACTTCATATTCGTTTCTCTATATCTCCCAAAAGGGGAGAAACACGCTTATTTTAATTTTTAATCTATATTTCTCTCAACCGTAAGTGATCTTTTAAGGTTGAATTTCTTCTCTTTTAAAGAAGTAAAGATGGGTTTTTTTTACCAATCTTTTTCTTGTTTTACTTTTTTACCTTTTGCTTTTTTAGCATTCATTTTCTTCTGAGTTTTCTTTTCCTCATTATTTAGGCTTTCTAGCAATTGTTTAACCTGTTGCGGAGACATTTTTCCTTGTTGTGGTTTGGGTTTTTGCTGCTCTTTTTTCTCATCTTTTTTAGGGTCTTGATTTTTCTTTTGATCCTCGTCTCCCTTACCATCTTTATCTTTGTTGTCTTTTTTGTCCTTGTCGTCTCCGTCTTTTTTATCTTTATCCTTGTCTTTATTTTTGTCGTCTTTGTCTTTCTTGTCCTTATCTTTATTATCCTTATTGTCTTTGTTATCTTTGTTTTTGTCGTCTTTATTATCCTGATTTTCCTTCTCTAATAATTTCTGAGCAACCGCTAAATTATAGCGAGTTTCATCATCATTAGGGTTGTTTCTTAAAGAATTTTTATAGGCATCAACCGCTGGTTGATATTGTTTTTGCTCCATCATGGCGTTACCAATATTATGAAACGCTTCTGCCTTTGTAAATTTATCTTCCGCAGTTTTTGCAGTTAATTCGTATTGCGGAACAGCCTCTTTAAAATTTTTATTTTCATAAAAAGCATTTCCTAAATTATAAGATGCTTTATCATAATTTGCGTTATTACCTAAAGATTTTTGATAGGCTACAGAGGCATCGGTAAATTGTTTTTTATTGTACAATTCATTTCCTTGTCTTAACAACTTTCTTGCTTTTCGTTGTAAGAGAATAGAATCTTTTTGTGCTAAAATTTCTTTAGAGGAAAATAGCATTAAGAAAACGATAAGGATGTAATGTAAATTCTTCATGTTATTTTGAATTTCTGTCATAATTCTGTATCATTATTCATAAAAGTTAATGATTACAAAAGTACGGCATTCAAAAAAAGAATTTTGTTAATAAGTTGTTATTTTTAATAATTTATACAGTGTAAAAATTACATTTTTTTTAGTTAAAAAGCCCCTTGCAATCTATAAAACTAAGGTTTTTTTAGGGTTGTTTTTGGGTATCTTGTTCGTTATCAGTTATCTGAGAGGTTAGGTGTTTTGTGTAGCTTTATATAAAACACCTATAAACAAAAAATTGATGAACAATAAATAGTATTTATCGTTCATCAATAGAATTAGGGGTTACTTCTTTAACCGATATTTACAAAGGTTGTTTTTGTCTTCAATCATTTATCTATTTATGCAGCTAGTTCACGAGTTAACCATCCACTTTTACCAGCTGTTGCAATAGCGTATGGAGTAATCCAGAATAAGCCAAAAGTATATAAGATACTGTAAGAGTATGCCCAAAGTGCTTCTTTTAAATCATATCTTTTTGAGTAAAATAATACAGGGAATGTTGAAAATATTAGAATACTTAATAGTGTAGAGCTTAAAAATAAAACGGGATGGGTTACAATGAAATAGCACATGAATAATAAAAATGGGTAAGACATAATCATTTTTATTGATTGCGTAACAAATAACAATCTCGATCCAAATTTACTACCTTCTCTAAAATTGGTAAACACATATTTATACATGGCAATGTTTTCACGAACATTACTTCTTCCCCATCTAATAAACATTTTATACAAGCCTGTATAATCTTCTGGTACATTTGTATATGCATAGGCGTTTTTCTGAAATAAAACACTGTAACCTTGTTTTAAAATCATATTTGTTAAGGCTCTATCTTCACCAATATCCGATGCTTTCCCCATAAATTTTTGATCGATCCATTCTGGTAAACATGCAAATACAGCACTTGCTTTATATGCCGCTAATGCTCCAGGAGTACATAAAACAGAATTTAAACTACTTTCTGCAGAACGCTTAAACTCAAAACTCATTACAAAACTTACGTTTAGCATTTTTGGCAATAAGGCTTTTTTATTATTCAATACTTGAATGTTACCAGCCACAGCACCGCATTTTTTATCTGTAACTAACGGACTTACTAAATTACGAAGTGTATCTTCTTTAACTATCGAATCACTATCTACAGTTACAAAAACGTCTCCTGTACCAATGTTAAAACCACGGTATAATGCATGTCTTTTCCCCATATTTTTAGGTTGTTGCATTATAGTTACTTGGTCTCCTAAAATTCTTTTAGCTTCTTTCATCCAATACCAAGTATCATCTTTACTACCATCATCAATAGATAATAATTGTAATTTTTCTTTCGGATAATCGCTTTTAGCTAAACTTTCTAAAGTTGCCCAAACTTGTTTTCCTTCGTTATATGCTGGTACTATCACGGTAACTGTTGGTAGTTCGTTATCACTTACAGATGCTATAGGTTTGTATTTAAAGTATAAATATACATCGTAAATAAAAGTCATGGCTCCAAAGACAAACAATACGGCTGCAACTGTAAAAAAGATAAACCCGAAATTGTTATTTAATCTATTAAAATTAAATTTTGAAAAATCATCTTGTAATAAATAAACGGAATAAGCAGCACCAATCATTACAACAAATGAACTTATGAGAATAATAAGAGCTCTAAAATTAATTGGAGTGGTTTTCTTATCTTCTATAGAAAATTTATTATTATGTAACTTTAAATTATAGGTTGCTGATTTCATTTTGAAAATTGTTTAGTTCTTGTGTATACATCTAAACCAATTTGCGTGCCGTTAGAAATAAAGACCATTTTACTAGTGTTTATACCTTTTTAGAGTGTTTTTGTGTGTAAAATTTACTCACTTAGTGTGTAAAAAGTATACTTTATTATTGTTCAGATTTCTTGTTATTGCTGAGGTTTTGGATGTTTGTATCGTTGTAAAAAGTTATGCGTAACATCTAAGAACTGATAATTAGATCTAGATCTTAAAAAATAGAAAGTTGTCTTTTAAGTTTTGGGAGGTTTATTTTGGATGAAAATATAAACTTAGAGACAACTATGATAAATAAATTTGGATTGATATTTAGAAGGTATATCTACTTTATCTGTAAAAGAATACTTGTTTGTTCAATCTATTTTGTAAGCTTTTTTTTCTGTTGATGAAAAAATATGTAGAAGTAGAATTTTAGAAAAAAAAACTATTTTTCACAACAAAAGAGCCGATTAAAATATTTAATCGGCTCTTTTGGTATTCTGTAATTTCAGTTGATGAAATTGTGTCTTTTTTAGAAATAACTTAGGTTATTTATTTGTTTTTTCTTCATTAAATAAATCTACTTTTCGTAACCATTTTGTTTTCTTATCAAACAAGAAAATATCAATAAGTAAGAACAATAATCCGATGGCTAAAAACCACTGAAATTGGTCTTTATAATCAGAGAATTGTTTGGTTTCAAATTCGCTTTTTTCTGCATTTGCAATCACATCAGCAATAATTTCTACCGGTCTTTCTGTAATATTACCATCAATATATTTTCCATCCGCAGCATCTGCAATACCTTGTAAAACTTCTGGCATACGTTTGGTAATGACAGTTTCTCCTTTATTGTCTTTTTTATAGCCAATCATAGAACCGTTTAAGCGCATTGGTATTGGTCCACCTTTTTCTAAACCTACACCAATGGTATAAATCTTTACACCTTCGTTTGCTAAGTTCTGAGCAACTTGTTTTGTTTCTTCTTGATGATCTTCTCCATCAGAAATAATGATTAAAAAACGATTTGTTTGTTCGTCATTATTATAATATGTTTTGGCTAATTCTAACGCTCCATTGATATCTGTTCCTTGGCTAGAAACCATATCTGGATTGGCGTTTTGCAAAAACATATTTGCAGCTGCATGATCTGTTGTTATTGGTAAAAGTGGATATGCATTTCCGGCATAAATAATAATTCCCACTCTATCTGATCCTAATTTATCAATTGTTTTAGAGATGATCTGTTTTGCTTTTTCTAAACGGTTAGGCGCAATGTCTTCTGCCAACATACTTTTAGAAACATCTAAGGCAAAAACAATATCTACACCTTCTCTTTTTACCGTTTTTAGTTTGGTTCCCATTTTTGGGTTTACTAAAGAAATTACTAAAAATGTAATTCCTAAAAGTAAAAATACCAGTTTTAAAACCGATTTAAATGTTGATGAATTTGGTGCTAATTTTTGCAGTAAATTTAAATCAGAAAATTTACGTTGTGTTCTTTTTTTCCACCATAAAACCAACAAGAAAACAACAATCATTGCTGGAATGATTAGCAGTAGGGAAAAATAAATTGGTTCTTCAATTTTATACATTGTTTGGTCTTGTAATTTTTATTCACTCTGTCACATCGAGTGAATTTGATTTTTTATCAAATTTGTATCGAGATGTTATTCTATTCTTGATACAACTATTTAATACTGTTTTTTCTAACCTTATTTTGTAAATACGTACAAGTTTTAAAAAAAATAGAGCACTTTAAATAAACGATTTAAAGATGGTATTTCTTAACAAGAATTCTAACAATAAGAATCCTAGTCCTAAAAAGACAAAAATTCTATATTTTTCTTGATAATTGTAATACTTAAATTCTTCTATTTTCGTTTTTTCAAGCTTGTCAATTTCATCATAAATTTCTTTTAAAGACTCGTTGTCTGTTGCTCTAAAGTATTTTCCTTGTGTTTCTGCTGCTATTTCTTTTAACAAAGCTTCGTCAATTTCTACAGGTAGCTTTCTAAATTGTAATTGCCCTGTTCTAGGATCTTTACTATAAGGAAAATCTGCCATTCCGTTTGTTCCAATTCCTATGGTGTAGGTTTTAATTTCTAACTCCTTTGCGAGTTCTGTAGCAGTTCTAGGATCTATGTTTCCAGAATTATTTACACCATCGGTTAATAAAATGATAACCTTACTTTTTGCAGTACTTTCTTTTAACCTGTTTACAGCAGAACCTAAGCCCATTCCTATGGCAGTTCCGCCTTCTAATTGTCCCCATTTTAATTCAGAAATAGTACGTTTTACAATCCCTTTATCGCTTGTAATTGGTGTTTGTGTAAAACTTTCTCCGGCATAAACTACAATTCCTATTCTGTCATTTGGTCTTCTATCAACAAAATCTACAGCTACTTTTTTAAGTGCTTCTAGTCTGTTAGGTTTTAAATCTCTAGCCAACATACTTGCAGAAACATCAATAGCCATTACAATATCTATCCCTTTATTCGTTTTTGTTTTTTTACTTACAGCAACGTTTCTTGGTCTTGCTAATGCAATAATAATTGCTGCTAAAGCGAATAGCCTTAAAAGATATAAAGCGGGTTTTAATTTAGATAAAAGCGAATCTGTATTAAAACCTTTTATACTAGGCATTGTTAAAACTGCAGCATCTTTTTTACGCATAAAAAAGTGCCAAATTGCTAATAATGGTATGATCGCTAAAAGCCACAAGAACCCGGGACTATGAAATTCAAAATTACTCCAATTCATCATTTTCTTCAATAATTGGTTTAGGTTTTAAATTACTCACAATGTCTTGTGCGTCTTTTCTGTCTTCTTCAATTTCTAAAGCTAAAGGTTTCGATTTTGCAAATTTCACCAAATCTGCTTCTTGTAATAACGCTTTTAACTTTTTAATGGTTTCTTCTGATGTCTGAATCGTTTCTGCATCTTTAAAGTCTTTTAACATATCTAAAACTTCGTCAGTTGTTTTTTCTAATGCAGGTACTTTTAATTCTCGCTCTATATAGCCACGAACAATTTCTGTTAATTCAGAATAATATTCTTTTACTTTATTGTTTTGCCACAATAATTTTTCGTCTAATTCATTTAGCCTATAAATAGCTTCTTCGTAAGGCGGTAATGCTCTGTAAGTTGGTTCTTCTTCCTCTTCTTTTCGTTTTCTAATAACAAACCAATAAATCCAGAAACCTATAATTGCCAAAGCAGCTAATAGGATGTAAACGTATATTTTAAAATCATCAAAAGTATAGGGTTCGCTTTTAATAGATTTAATAGGGAATTTCTTCACCTTAGTAGTATCAATAGCAATTGTAGCTACATTTACTAACAATGAGTCTGTTAAAAAAGCTTGGTTTTTTACAAATATCTGTTGCTGCGGAATGTAAAATGCACCACTATCAAAACCTGTTAAAATATACTTTCTGATTAAAGAGTTTTTAATAGTATCTACTTTTGTAGAATCTATTACCTCTAAACCTTTTAGTTGTAATTTAGGAAT
Encoded here:
- a CDS encoding BatD family protein: MKLKFYITLFISLLSLAVVAQDATLLAKVSKNKLGVNQRLRIEFSINKQGGDDFSPPKFSNFKVVGGPSQSVSQSWINGKASFTQSYSYIIQPKTKGELTIGTASIKIGGKTIKSEPIKIIVSDAVAVPKNPNDPNYIAQQNIHLVAEISKSSPYVGEGIYVEYRLYVSENVSVYDTNVTEAPQYNGFWNQAIKINAYPVKIGKYNGEDYRYIVLQKALLVPTKTGRLTIDPMKMDIVIGVPTGRADFFGNVITRNVRKEFASIKKTITPRSLPLNGKPTNFNGAVGNFNFDVSLNKDVLKANESSQIKVAVSGEGNLKLFELPEVTTPVELEKYQPERKEKVSVNAGGISGSVSDLYTIVPQYKGKYKIPNVSFSYFNPQEEKYHTITTDDFYVNVLEGKELKPVADTNAIQKKTVTSTGKNFRYIQTKSNLELVDTDDFFKSNLFYILLLLPLITIPIGIFIAKKNEERSNDLIGNKLRKAERLAKKYLSEAQKQLGKKEAFYEALERALHNYLKAKLGIETADISKEKITEILESKKIETTTIHQFIEVLKHSDMARYSQITNTEMEAEFERAKQVIVELDKQL
- a CDS encoding tetratricopeptide repeat protein, which gives rise to MTEIQNNMKNLHYILIVFLMLFSSKEILAQKDSILLQRKARKLLRQGNELYNKKQFTDASVAYQKSLGNNANYDKASYNLGNAFYENKNFKEAVPQYELTAKTAEDKFTKAEAFHNIGNAMMEQKQYQPAVDAYKNSLRNNPNDDETRYNLAVAQKLLEKENQDNKDDKNKDNKDNKDNKDKDKKDKDDKNKDKDKDKKDGDDKDKKDNKDKDGKGDEDQKKNQDPKKDEKKEQQKPKPQQGKMSPQQVKQLLESLNNEEKKTQKKMNAKKAKGKKVKQEKDW
- a CDS encoding glycosyltransferase, whose translation is MKSATYNLKLHNNKFSIEDKKTTPINFRALIILISSFVVMIGAAYSVYLLQDDFSKFNFNRLNNNFGFIFFTVAAVLFVFGAMTFIYDVYLYFKYKPIASVSDNELPTVTVIVPAYNEGKQVWATLESLAKSDYPKEKLQLLSIDDGSKDDTWYWMKEAKRILGDQVTIMQQPKNMGKRHALYRGFNIGTGDVFVTVDSDSIVKEDTLRNLVSPLVTDKKCGAVAGNIQVLNNKKALLPKMLNVSFVMSFEFKRSAESSLNSVLCTPGALAAYKASAVFACLPEWIDQKFMGKASDIGEDRALTNMILKQGYSVLFQKNAYAYTNVPEDYTGLYKMFIRWGRSNVRENIAMYKYVFTNFREGSKFGSRLLFVTQSIKMIMSYPFLLFMCYFIVTHPVLFLSSTLLSILIFSTFPVLFYSKRYDLKEALWAYSYSILYTFGLFWITPYAIATAGKSGWLTRELAA
- a CDS encoding vWA domain-containing protein, giving the protein MYKIEEPIYFSLLLIIPAMIVVFLLVLWWKKRTQRKFSDLNLLQKLAPNSSTFKSVLKLVFLLLGITFLVISLVNPKMGTKLKTVKREGVDIVFALDVSKSMLAEDIAPNRLEKAKQIISKTIDKLGSDRVGIIIYAGNAYPLLPITTDHAAANMFLQNANPDMVSSQGTDINGALELAKTYYNNDEQTNRFLIIISDGEDHQEETKQVAQNLANEGVKIYTIGVGLEKGGPIPMRLNGSMIGYKKDNKGETVITKRMPEVLQGIADAADGKYIDGNITERPVEIIADVIANAEKSEFETKQFSDYKDQFQWFLAIGLLFLLIDIFLFDKKTKWLRKVDLFNEEKTNK
- a CDS encoding vWA domain-containing protein — encoded protein: MNWSNFEFHSPGFLWLLAIIPLLAIWHFFMRKKDAAVLTMPSIKGFNTDSLLSKLKPALYLLRLFALAAIIIALARPRNVAVSKKTKTNKGIDIVMAIDVSASMLARDLKPNRLEALKKVAVDFVDRRPNDRIGIVVYAGESFTQTPITSDKGIVKRTISELKWGQLEGGTAIGMGLGSAVNRLKESTAKSKVIILLTDGVNNSGNIDPRTATELAKELEIKTYTIGIGTNGMADFPYSKDPRTGQLQFRKLPVEIDEALLKEIAAETQGKYFRATDNESLKEIYDEIDKLEKTKIEEFKYYNYQEKYRIFVFLGLGFLLLEFLLRNTIFKSFI
- a CDS encoding BatD family protein, with the translated sequence MKKQILYILLFISTVGFAQNPMVRAEIDTTNIRIGEQFKLKITVDETQNVIIPKLQLKGLEVIDSTKVDTIKNSLIRKYILTGFDSGAFYIPQQQIFVKNQAFLTDSLLVNVATIAIDTTKVKKFPIKSIKSEPYTFDDFKIYVYILLAALAIIGFWIYWFVIRKRKEEEEEPTYRALPPYEEAIYRLNELDEKLLWQNNKVKEYYSELTEIVRGYIERELKVPALEKTTDEVLDMLKDFKDAETIQTSEETIKKLKALLQEADLVKFAKSKPLALEIEEDRKDAQDIVSNLKPKPIIEENDELE